One window from the genome of Spirosoma rhododendri encodes:
- a CDS encoding SusD/RagB family nutrient-binding outer membrane lipoprotein → MTTHFSKSIKSTLLALSWMAVFSCKPGDFGTTNINPNASETPVTAGLLTNVINQSARGFTITATEPDLYVQYIANSQYPEASLYSTVNADFGGYYSGPLYDLQNIINYNTNTATKASVASYGSNNNQIAIARILKAYFFQVVTDRWGDVPYSEALKGFPTPKYDTQQAIYADLFKELKEASAQFDGGTTVQGDILFGGDATKWKKFANSLRMVLALRLSKVDPTTGKSEFASALADAAGSIATNSDNAAFTYLNNVTFRSPWAAAYDGRDDFGVSDVFVNALQSTSDPRLPSLVAKISSGKYLGIPYGLKRDLLISWTGQNPQYSHPGSPIVQADSKGYILSAAQLLLSRAEAAQRGWTSENATTLYNSAIRASFEQWGVYDATSYAAYIASSGVSLASGNALQKIGTQKWIALYPNGYEAWAEWRRTGYPALTPTPYAVNVSKQIPRRYGYPTSEQTLNKANYDAAVARLSGGDTHDARVWWDTK, encoded by the coding sequence ATGACTACCCATTTTTCCAAGTCCATAAAAAGTACGCTGCTGGCCCTGAGCTGGATGGCGGTGTTTAGCTGCAAACCCGGCGATTTTGGCACGACCAACATCAACCCCAACGCGTCGGAAACGCCGGTAACAGCGGGCTTATTGACGAACGTGATCAACCAGTCGGCCCGTGGTTTTACCATTACGGCTACCGAGCCCGATCTGTACGTGCAGTACATCGCTAACAGTCAGTACCCCGAAGCGTCGTTGTACTCGACGGTCAACGCTGATTTCGGCGGGTATTACAGCGGTCCACTGTACGATTTGCAGAACATAATTAACTACAACACCAACACGGCTACGAAGGCCAGTGTGGCCAGTTATGGTTCGAACAACAACCAGATCGCCATTGCCCGGATTCTGAAGGCGTATTTCTTCCAGGTCGTAACCGATCGCTGGGGTGATGTGCCGTACTCGGAAGCGCTCAAAGGATTTCCGACTCCGAAGTACGATACTCAGCAGGCCATCTACGCCGACCTGTTCAAGGAGTTGAAAGAAGCATCGGCTCAGTTCGACGGCGGCACCACCGTGCAGGGGGATATTCTGTTTGGGGGCGACGCGACCAAATGGAAAAAATTCGCCAATTCGCTGCGGATGGTGCTGGCCCTGCGGCTGTCGAAAGTCGACCCCACGACGGGTAAGAGCGAATTTGCGTCGGCCCTCGCGGATGCCGCTGGTTCGATCGCGACAAATTCAGATAATGCCGCCTTTACTTATCTAAACAACGTCACGTTTCGCAGCCCCTGGGCAGCCGCCTACGACGGTCGCGACGACTTCGGCGTAAGCGATGTGTTCGTGAATGCTCTCCAGAGCACGAGCGACCCCCGGTTGCCGTCGCTCGTCGCCAAAATCTCGTCGGGTAAGTACCTCGGTATTCCGTACGGGCTGAAGCGCGATCTGCTCATCAGCTGGACCGGGCAGAACCCGCAGTACTCGCACCCCGGTTCGCCGATCGTACAGGCCGACTCGAAAGGGTATATTCTGTCGGCTGCACAGCTGCTGCTGAGCCGGGCCGAAGCCGCGCAGCGTGGCTGGACATCGGAAAACGCAACTACGCTCTACAACAGCGCCATCCGGGCGTCGTTTGAGCAGTGGGGTGTTTACGACGCCACCAGCTATGCCGCCTACATCGCGTCGTCGGGCGTTAGCCTGGCCAGTGGTAATGCACTCCAGAAAATCGGCACGCAGAAGTGGATCGCCCTGTACCCGAACGGCTACGAAGCCTGGGCAGAGTGGCGCCGGACGGGTTATCCGGCCCTGACGCCAACGCCCTACGCGGTCAACGTCAGCAAGCAGATTCCACGTCGGTACGGGTACCCAACCAGTGAGCAAACGCTTAACAAAGCAAACTACGACGCTGCGGTAGCCCGCCTGTCGGGTGGTGATACGCACGATGCCCGCGTTTGGTGGGACACGAAATAA
- a CDS encoding ArnT family glycosyltransferase, translating to MITSSSVPLPDRLFYALIAVGVALNATGLLVPIIEPDDALYATIPKTMVQTGDWVRLYVFGRDWLDKPHFQFWMTAISYSLFGVSSFAYKLPALLFFLGGVYYTYLFAQLAYSKRVAQVATLVLLTAFHTILSNNDVRAEPYLMGLIIGAVYHFYRLYRNGPGWHLWAGALLTGCAMMTKGPFVLLTIGAGLVVDWLLTGNWRELLRPRWYAAVLLAMLFAAPELYCLYVQFDQHPETVVFGRTNVSGIRFFFWDSQFGRFFNTGPIKGDGDKFFFLHTLLWAFLPWSLPLYVSVGQAIGRLVRRQRALPEYVSLGSGLLMFVVFSLSRFQLPHYLNILFPFYAVLTAQFLVNLKPIDLRRWSVAQLVIGLALIALMIPLLLLVRPTGLVAGLIGLVVVAVGTLLLFRRTDLPSLLGRMTGVMLVVAVVVNVFLFGTFVQYQAGMMAARFANKTPSLAGQKTFMYGSDTFGESSWTYEFDTDGPTQYVYADSTMRQQAAGRTVPVFTSAPYADSLSRHGFQVRQLAVFPYYHITQPDPAFLNHATRASTTKPYVLLLVKE from the coding sequence ATGATTACATCTTCTTCTGTCCCGCTCCCCGACCGTCTGTTCTACGCCCTCATCGCTGTTGGTGTCGCGCTCAACGCGACGGGGTTGCTGGTGCCGATTATCGAACCCGACGACGCCCTCTACGCGACGATTCCTAAGACGATGGTGCAAACCGGCGACTGGGTGCGACTTTACGTCTTCGGCCGCGACTGGCTCGACAAGCCGCATTTTCAGTTCTGGATGACGGCCATCAGCTATAGCCTGTTTGGCGTCAGTTCGTTTGCCTATAAATTACCCGCGTTACTCTTCTTCCTCGGCGGGGTGTATTACACGTACCTGTTCGCCCAACTGGCGTACTCGAAGCGGGTGGCGCAGGTGGCCACGCTGGTGCTGCTGACAGCCTTTCACACCATTCTGTCGAACAACGACGTGCGGGCCGAACCCTACCTGATGGGGCTGATTATCGGGGCGGTGTACCATTTCTACCGGCTCTACCGCAACGGCCCCGGCTGGCACCTCTGGGCGGGAGCGCTGCTGACGGGCTGCGCCATGATGACCAAAGGCCCCTTCGTGCTGCTGACTATCGGCGCAGGCCTGGTAGTCGACTGGCTGCTTACGGGTAACTGGCGCGAACTGCTCCGCCCCCGCTGGTACGCGGCCGTACTGCTCGCCATGCTATTTGCCGCGCCCGAGTTGTATTGCCTGTACGTTCAGTTCGATCAGCACCCGGAAACCGTCGTGTTCGGGCGTACCAACGTGTCGGGCATCCGGTTTTTCTTCTGGGACAGTCAGTTTGGCCGCTTCTTCAACACCGGCCCGATCAAAGGCGACGGCGACAAATTTTTCTTCCTGCATACGTTGCTGTGGGCATTTCTGCCGTGGTCGCTGCCGCTGTACGTAAGCGTGGGGCAGGCAATTGGCCGGCTGGTCAGGCGGCAGCGGGCCTTGCCGGAGTATGTGTCGCTGGGGTCGGGGTTGCTGATGTTCGTAGTCTTTTCGCTGTCGCGGTTTCAGTTGCCCCACTACCTCAATATCCTGTTCCCGTTCTACGCCGTGCTGACGGCTCAGTTTCTCGTTAACCTCAAACCCATCGACCTGCGTCGCTGGTCTGTCGCGCAGCTTGTGATCGGCCTGGCGCTGATCGCGCTGATGATACCGCTGCTGCTGCTGGTACGCCCGACCGGGCTAGTGGCAGGGCTTATTGGGCTGGTCGTCGTCGCGGTTGGTACGCTGCTGCTCTTCCGGCGCACGGATCTGCCGTCGCTGCTGGGCCGGATGACGGGGGTTATGCTCGTCGTGGCCGTGGTGGTCAATGTCTTTCTCTTTGGCACGTTTGTGCAGTATCAGGCAGGTATGATGGCGGCTCGCTTTGCCAACAAAACCCCTTCGCTGGCGGGTCAAAAGACGTTTATGTATGGGTCTGACACGTTCGGTGAAAGTTCGTGGACTTACGAATTCGACACCGACGGCCCGACGCAGTACGTCTACGCCGATTCGACAATGCGACAGCAGGCAGCGGGCCGAACGGTACCTGTTTTCACCTCCGCCCCCTACGCCGATTCGTTGTCGCGCCACGGTTTCCAGGTCCGGCAACTGGCCGTTTTTCCCTACTACCACATCACCCAGCCCGACCCGGCTTTCCTCAACCACGCCACCCGCGCATCGACCACGAAGCCCTACGTGCTACTGTTGGTGAAAGAGTGA
- a CDS encoding sigma-54-dependent transcriptional regulator, with translation MQDSRLLLVDDDPDVLLAARLLLKRHFGSIDIEKNPEKLPFLLNNNQYDAIVLDMNFERDVSSGREGFAWLDRILDIDPQARVVLFTAYGDVEMAVRAMKAGAVDFVLKPWQNDKFVETIRGAVSAGERAKDRPGEPERNGWSASEKAEKGTGKTRKPAPSSSGHSLIGNALSPILDTISRVAPTDANVLILGENGTGKDMVARTIHARSNRRDKPFVSVDVGALTESLFESELFGHVKGAFTDAREDRVGRFEEANGGTLFLDEIGNLTPTQQARLLTVLQQRQVTRVGSNKARPVDIRLICATNVDLGERVAEKSFRQDLLYRINTIELTLPPLRQRTDDLRLLAEYFIDRYARQYSRPVTGLSAALLAEMKSYDWPGNVRELQHSVERAVILAPGTILEPADFVFRKSTATASPVMQTMQIDDMERQLIQRAMQTHQGNITDVARELGLSRQALYRRLEKFGM, from the coding sequence ATGCAAGATTCCCGACTGCTGCTGGTCGACGACGACCCCGATGTATTGCTGGCGGCCCGCCTGCTGCTGAAACGCCATTTCGGCAGCATCGACATCGAAAAGAATCCCGAAAAGCTGCCTTTCCTGCTCAACAATAACCAGTACGACGCTATCGTGCTCGACATGAACTTCGAGCGCGACGTCAGCAGTGGCCGCGAAGGATTTGCCTGGCTCGACCGTATTCTCGACATCGACCCGCAGGCGCGGGTGGTGCTGTTTACGGCCTACGGCGACGTTGAGATGGCCGTGCGGGCTATGAAAGCCGGGGCCGTCGATTTTGTGCTCAAACCCTGGCAGAACGACAAATTCGTGGAAACGATCCGTGGAGCGGTATCGGCGGGCGAGAGAGCGAAAGACAGACCGGGCGAACCGGAACGCAATGGCTGGTCGGCCAGTGAAAAAGCGGAGAAGGGTACCGGCAAAACGCGGAAACCAGCTCCTTCCTCATCCGGTCATTCGCTCATCGGTAACGCCCTCAGCCCGATTCTCGACACCATTAGCCGTGTGGCCCCGACCGATGCCAACGTGCTGATCTTGGGTGAAAACGGGACGGGGAAAGACATGGTTGCCCGTACGATTCACGCCCGGTCGAACCGGCGCGACAAGCCGTTTGTCAGCGTCGATGTCGGTGCCCTGACGGAGAGTTTGTTCGAGAGCGAACTGTTCGGTCACGTCAAAGGCGCGTTTACCGATGCCCGCGAAGACCGCGTGGGGCGGTTCGAGGAAGCCAACGGCGGTACGCTGTTTCTGGACGAGATTGGCAACCTGACACCCACGCAGCAGGCCCGGCTCCTGACGGTGTTGCAGCAGCGGCAGGTCACGCGCGTCGGCAGCAACAAAGCCCGCCCGGTCGATATCCGGCTGATCTGCGCAACCAACGTCGACCTCGGCGAACGCGTAGCGGAGAAAAGCTTTCGGCAGGATTTGCTGTACCGCATCAACACCATCGAACTGACGCTGCCCCCGCTGCGCCAGCGTACCGACGACCTGCGTCTGTTGGCCGAGTATTTCATCGACCGCTACGCCCGGCAGTACAGCCGTCCTGTTACGGGTCTGAGCGCGGCCCTGCTGGCCGAGATGAAAAGCTACGACTGGCCCGGCAACGTCCGCGAACTCCAGCACAGCGTCGAGCGGGCGGTTATTCTGGCACCCGGTACCATCCTCGAACCAGCGGATTTTGTCTTTCGGAAAAGCACCGCCACCGCGTCGCCCGTGATGCAGACGATGCAGATCGACGACATGGAGCGGCAATTGATTCAGCGGGCCATGCAGACGCATCAGGGCAACATCACCGACGTTGCCCGCGAACTGGGCCTATCCCGGCAGGCACTCTACCGGCGACTCGAAAAGTTTGGGATGTAA
- a CDS encoding efflux RND transporter periplasmic adaptor subunit gives MDRALPKRFWTSQRIALAGGSMLLLSMLLYTFVFADRRSTLNVEKDKITVSTVSTGPFEDFIAVTGVVQPLKTIRLDAIEGGYVTQKLVEGGSTVRKGDVLLKLENQSLKLSFLQSETEANRLVNELQNTRQRLQIERFTLRKNLADLDAQIEQAKDTYDRQSKLYKDKVVSEEDFLKAKRAYERLVGQRKIDMESQKYQEDNAKIQIKQLEGTLNRTQRNVALWQQTLDNLVVKAPVSGQLSSIDVEVGSNINRGQNIGQIDDMNGFKMRVGVDEHYISRVFTGLNGSFEFNGKTFPLSISRVYPEVKSGRFEVDMIFPQGAPEGIKRGQSSPIQLELGKAAKATLLPVGGFFSDTGGNWVYVVDKTGKRAMKRNITLGRKNPEFYEVLSGLESGDQVITSSYENFGENEVLNF, from the coding sequence ATGGATCGCGCCTTACCAAAACGTTTCTGGACCAGTCAGCGAATCGCTCTTGCCGGGGGTAGTATGCTGCTGCTCAGCATGCTACTCTATACATTCGTCTTCGCCGACCGGCGTTCAACACTCAATGTTGAAAAGGATAAAATCACCGTGTCAACCGTCTCGACGGGTCCATTCGAAGACTTCATCGCCGTAACGGGCGTGGTGCAGCCGCTGAAAACAATCCGGCTCGACGCTATCGAAGGTGGCTACGTGACGCAGAAGCTGGTGGAAGGCGGCAGCACGGTTCGCAAAGGCGACGTACTGCTGAAGCTGGAAAATCAGAGCCTGAAACTGAGTTTTCTGCAATCGGAAACGGAAGCAAACCGGCTCGTCAACGAATTACAGAACACCCGACAACGGCTTCAGATCGAACGGTTTACGCTCCGCAAGAACCTCGCCGACCTCGACGCTCAGATCGAACAGGCCAAAGACACATACGATCGGCAGAGCAAACTCTACAAAGATAAAGTGGTGTCGGAGGAAGATTTCCTGAAAGCCAAACGGGCCTACGAACGGCTAGTGGGTCAACGGAAAATCGACATGGAGTCGCAGAAGTATCAGGAAGACAACGCCAAAATTCAGATCAAACAGCTCGAAGGCACGCTCAACCGGACACAGCGCAACGTGGCTCTCTGGCAGCAAACGCTCGACAACCTGGTGGTGAAAGCACCCGTATCTGGTCAGCTATCGAGTATCGACGTCGAAGTGGGATCGAATATCAACCGGGGACAGAATATCGGGCAAATCGACGACATGAACGGCTTCAAAATGCGCGTCGGGGTCGATGAACATTACATCAGCCGGGTCTTTACGGGCCTGAACGGTTCCTTCGAGTTCAACGGCAAGACTTTCCCGCTAAGCATCAGCCGGGTGTACCCCGAAGTAAAAAGCGGCCGGTTCGAGGTCGACATGATTTTCCCGCAAGGGGCTCCCGAAGGCATCAAGCGTGGCCAATCGTCGCCGATACAATTGGAACTGGGCAAAGCGGCCAAGGCCACGCTGCTGCCGGTGGGCGGTTTCTTCTCCGACACGGGCGGCAACTGGGTGTACGTCGTGGACAAGACAGGCAAACGGGCCATGAAGCGCAATATCACGCTAGGCCGCAAAAATCCCGAATTCTACGAGG
- a CDS encoding lysophospholipid acyltransferase family protein has translation MSVFKKLLDYLLSVVYAIYFGLLLLVYHVLQAAAFHGFGRPAHKKVVDYMNASITFGWLLTGTTVRFRQTTPLPTDRPIIFVANHQSMFDIPPIIWFLRAHTPTFVSKIELAHGTPAVSYNLRKSGAALIDRKDSKQAITEISRLGKLIQEQNLSAVIFPEGTRSPSGQMRPFVTGGVSVLLKRAPKALVVPIAIRGTGAFTPKGLFPLTSFSRLSWVALPPIEPTGQSVEEIVRQAESAIASELSHSLAEAK, from the coding sequence GTGAGTGTTTTCAAAAAACTGCTTGACTACCTGTTAAGCGTAGTTTACGCAATTTATTTTGGGTTATTGCTGCTCGTGTACCACGTGTTACAGGCGGCTGCTTTCCACGGTTTCGGCCGACCCGCCCACAAGAAAGTAGTCGATTACATGAACGCCAGTATCACCTTCGGCTGGCTGCTCACCGGTACGACCGTCCGCTTTCGCCAGACCACGCCCCTGCCTACTGATCGCCCCATTATCTTCGTTGCCAATCACCAGAGTATGTTCGACATCCCGCCGATCATCTGGTTTTTGCGGGCACATACGCCCACGTTTGTCTCGAAAATTGAACTGGCCCACGGCACACCGGCGGTATCGTATAATCTGCGAAAAAGCGGGGCTGCGCTCATCGACCGGAAAGACTCCAAGCAGGCCATTACCGAAATTTCGCGGCTGGGCAAACTGATTCAGGAACAGAACCTGTCGGCGGTAATTTTTCCGGAAGGTACGCGCTCACCGTCGGGACAGATGCGGCCGTTCGTCACGGGGGGCGTCAGCGTGCTGCTCAAGCGCGCCCCCAAAGCCCTCGTCGTCCCCATCGCTATTCGCGGCACAGGGGCCTTCACGCCCAAAGGCTTGTTCCCGCTGACTTCCTTTTCGCGGCTGTCGTGGGTGGCCCTCCCACCCATAGAACCAACCGGTCAGTCGGTGGAAGAGATCGTCCGGCAAGCCGAATCAGCAATCGCGTCGGAGCTGTCGCATTCCCTGGCCGAAGCGAAGTAA
- a CDS encoding SusC/RagA family TonB-linked outer membrane protein, giving the protein MKIRSTLLVLLSIVLASAAAFAQGVTLRGRVISAEEGSPLPGVNVAVKGTSRGTTTDANGAYQLEVPNTQATLVFSFIGFIRQEVVPGNRTTLDVELSSDASQLEEVVVTALGVKREAKALPYAVQSISGDRISPTRQTDVNNALAGKIAGVQVQSQAGSNLGASTSIRIRGAGSLNDKAPLYVVDGTPVDGTNLFLSPDDMESITVLKGPNATALYGQRGDAGVVVITTKRAKANGGIGLEVNHTTTFERPSLLPKYQNVYGGGGDSEWQTFKWENGYPEEWKALDGKRYHDYTDDASWGPKMDGGEYIPWYAWYPGTQYSNKTAAFTPQPDNVRKFYNTGHTYNTNVNFSKAGENFNVRLSYTNLRQTGVQTNTDLKRDQINLNSELFLNKHFTANASIQYNIQRLNGYFSDGYANATTGSFSSWFHRDLDMDIVRQFADYRSPIGTLVSWNHDNPSVPFVQNGRFYKGNYWYNFFSYANNISNTGQKDLLLGNVSLTYKLDDHFRMSVIARRDQRNENYENKVPTIMELSGWQTGLKAAYGTAQITRREDNFEFLSAYNNTAGAFTFDFNLGGNLRKNFYRDISASTNSGLVVPDLYTLSNSRDVISYGNYRSYKEVRSLYGRGTIGYRDRVFLDFSGRNDWSSALPVNNNSYFYPSVGLSVIFSEMLKIPTLSYGKLRASTARVGSDLDPYQLSLTYGVGAVKYGNNILMGTPDLLPNASIAPALSSSYEGGVDLKFFNNRIGLAATYYQEDKTNEILTVNIPAASGFTSQVINAGHIRRNGVELQLDVTPIRTPRFNWDLTVNWAANRSKVIELTPDVKTFSIPNYNDAFSFARVIHQEGQEWGQVRGRGIKYLDGQPVLNGDGTYQTQNDVYFGSVLPKFTGGAFTSFRYDDLTLTLSMDYGKGGKYFSLSNFWGQYSGLLAETAATNDKGMNVRDDVSAGGGVHVKGVNANGEKVDTYVNGYDYYHQFGNNGIAEASIFDATFVKLREINLGYNVPVRKIPFLNGKVRSASVSLVARNPWIIYVANPNFDASELAGKFGENGQLVGTRSMGFSVRLGF; this is encoded by the coding sequence ATGAAAATACGGTCTACCTTATTGGTATTACTGAGCATTGTTCTGGCGTCTGCGGCTGCATTCGCACAGGGCGTTACGCTGCGCGGGCGGGTGATCTCGGCCGAAGAAGGCAGTCCCTTACCGGGCGTAAACGTCGCGGTGAAAGGCACGAGCCGGGGAACAACAACCGACGCAAACGGAGCCTATCAACTGGAGGTGCCCAATACTCAGGCAACGCTGGTGTTCTCATTTATCGGCTTCATCCGTCAGGAGGTTGTACCGGGCAATCGGACAACGCTGGATGTCGAATTGTCGTCGGACGCGTCGCAGCTGGAAGAAGTTGTCGTTACGGCGCTGGGCGTGAAGCGGGAAGCGAAAGCCCTGCCGTATGCGGTGCAGTCGATCAGCGGTGACCGCATTTCGCCTACTCGCCAAACGGACGTCAACAACGCACTGGCCGGTAAAATTGCTGGCGTGCAGGTCCAGAGTCAGGCCGGGTCGAACCTGGGCGCGTCGACGTCGATTCGGATTCGCGGAGCGGGTTCGCTCAACGACAAAGCACCACTCTATGTGGTCGACGGAACGCCTGTTGACGGCACGAACCTGTTTCTTAGCCCCGACGACATGGAGTCGATTACGGTGCTGAAAGGCCCCAACGCTACGGCGCTGTACGGACAGCGGGGCGATGCGGGTGTTGTGGTTATCACAACAAAGCGCGCCAAAGCCAACGGCGGTATCGGGCTGGAGGTCAACCATACAACGACTTTCGAGCGTCCGTCGCTGTTGCCCAAATACCAGAACGTGTATGGTGGTGGTGGCGATTCTGAGTGGCAGACCTTTAAGTGGGAAAACGGCTACCCGGAAGAATGGAAAGCACTGGATGGTAAGCGGTATCACGACTACACCGACGACGCCAGCTGGGGACCGAAAATGGATGGCGGTGAATACATCCCCTGGTATGCCTGGTATCCCGGTACGCAGTATTCCAATAAAACGGCGGCTTTCACCCCGCAGCCCGACAACGTTCGGAAATTCTACAACACGGGCCACACCTACAATACCAACGTCAACTTCTCGAAGGCGGGCGAAAATTTCAACGTGCGCCTGTCGTACACTAACCTGCGGCAGACCGGTGTGCAGACCAACACCGATCTGAAACGCGATCAGATCAACCTCAACAGTGAACTGTTTCTGAACAAACATTTCACGGCGAATGCGTCGATCCAGTACAACATTCAGCGGTTGAACGGCTATTTCAGCGACGGATACGCCAACGCAACGACGGGTTCATTCTCATCGTGGTTTCACCGCGATCTCGACATGGACATCGTGCGGCAGTTTGCCGATTACCGGTCGCCGATCGGTACGCTGGTAAGCTGGAACCACGATAACCCCAGCGTCCCCTTTGTGCAGAATGGCCGGTTTTACAAAGGTAATTACTGGTACAACTTCTTCTCGTACGCCAACAACATCAGTAACACGGGCCAGAAAGACCTGTTGCTGGGGAACGTGAGCCTGACCTACAAGCTGGACGATCACTTCCGGATGTCGGTCATTGCCCGCCGGGATCAGCGCAACGAGAACTACGAAAACAAGGTGCCGACGATCATGGAGTTGAGCGGCTGGCAGACCGGCCTGAAGGCGGCCTACGGAACGGCGCAGATCACCCGCCGGGAAGATAACTTCGAATTCCTGAGTGCCTACAACAACACGGCGGGCGCGTTCACCTTCGACTTCAACCTGGGCGGTAACCTCCGCAAAAACTTCTACCGCGACATATCCGCCAGTACTAATTCCGGGCTGGTTGTGCCGGATCTGTATACGCTCAGCAACTCGCGCGATGTCATCAGCTACGGTAACTATCGGTCTTACAAAGAAGTACGCAGTCTGTACGGGCGTGGTACGATTGGCTACAGAGATCGCGTATTTCTCGATTTCTCGGGTCGTAACGACTGGTCGTCGGCCCTGCCTGTCAACAATAATTCGTACTTCTACCCATCGGTTGGGCTGAGTGTAATTTTCAGCGAGATGCTGAAAATTCCGACGCTGTCGTATGGTAAGCTGCGGGCCAGTACGGCGCGGGTTGGCTCCGACCTCGACCCGTACCAGTTATCGCTGACCTACGGGGTTGGCGCGGTAAAATACGGCAACAACATCCTGATGGGCACGCCTGATCTGCTGCCGAATGCGAGTATTGCACCGGCCCTGTCAAGTTCGTACGAAGGTGGGGTCGACCTGAAATTCTTCAACAACCGCATTGGTTTGGCGGCTACGTATTATCAGGAAGACAAGACCAACGAAATCCTGACGGTCAACATTCCGGCCGCCAGCGGATTCACTTCGCAGGTGATCAACGCGGGGCACATTCGCCGGAACGGGGTTGAACTGCAACTGGACGTAACGCCGATTCGGACGCCCCGCTTCAACTGGGATCTGACGGTAAACTGGGCGGCCAACCGGTCAAAAGTTATCGAGCTGACCCCCGATGTGAAAACGTTTTCGATACCCAACTATAACGATGCGTTCTCCTTTGCCCGGGTTATTCACCAGGAAGGGCAGGAGTGGGGTCAGGTGCGCGGCCGGGGTATCAAATACCTCGACGGGCAACCCGTGCTGAACGGTGATGGTACCTATCAGACGCAGAACGATGTGTATTTTGGGTCGGTATTGCCCAAGTTCACGGGTGGTGCGTTCACATCGTTCCGCTATGACGACCTGACGCTGACGCTGTCGATGGATTACGGTAAAGGCGGCAAATACTTCTCGCTGTCGAACTTCTGGGGACAGTATTCGGGTCTGCTGGCTGAAACAGCCGCTACCAACGACAAAGGCATGAACGTCCGTGACGACGTGTCGGCCGGGGGCGGTGTGCACGTAAAAGGCGTAAACGCCAACGGCGAAAAGGTTGATACCTACGTAAACGGCTACGACTACTACCACCAGTTTGGCAACAACGGTATCGCCGAAGCATCCATCTTCGACGCGACCTTCGTTAAGCTGCGGGAAATCAATCTGGGCTACAATGTACCCGTGCGCAAGATTCCGTTCCTGAACGGCAAAGTCCGGTCGGCTTCGGTGTCGCTCGTCGCCCGGAACCCTTGGATCATCTATGTCGCTAACCCCAACTTCGACGCGTCGGAACTGGCTGGTAAGTTCGGCGAAAATGGCCAGCTGGTCGGTACCCGCTCGATGGGCTTCAGCGTACGCCTTGGCTTCTAG
- a CDS encoding acyl-ACP desaturase produces the protein MALSGSRLDVMRHVGENLDTVLGDYLKPIETNWQPSDFLPDSRQEDFPEQVRLFRESARELSYDYVAVLVGDTITEEALPTYESWLMDMEGVNQAEATGWTPWIRGWTAEENRHGDLLNKFLYLSGRVNMRAMEVSTQYLIADGFDIGTGTDPYKNFVYTSFQELATNVSHRRTATLAKQAGCPQLSKICGVIASDEMRHAKAYKAFVSKIFEVDPSEMMLAFEEMMRKKIVMPAHFLRETGVKLSQTFSHFSDAAQRIGVYTTNDYIDIVDALLVDWQIDAITDLNDAGQRARDYLMALPNRLRRVAERTKIPTLEYPFSWIAA, from the coding sequence ATGGCTTTATCTGGCTCACGGCTGGACGTCATGCGGCACGTCGGCGAGAATCTCGACACGGTGCTTGGCGATTACCTCAAACCTATCGAAACCAACTGGCAACCGTCTGATTTTCTGCCCGACAGCCGGCAGGAAGATTTCCCGGAACAGGTGCGGCTGTTTCGGGAAAGTGCCCGCGAACTGTCGTACGACTATGTGGCTGTACTCGTTGGCGACACTATCACCGAAGAGGCTTTGCCCACCTACGAGTCGTGGCTGATGGATATGGAAGGGGTTAATCAGGCAGAAGCGACCGGCTGGACGCCCTGGATTCGGGGCTGGACGGCTGAGGAAAACCGTCATGGTGATTTGCTCAACAAATTTCTGTACCTGTCGGGCCGGGTTAATATGCGGGCGATGGAAGTATCGACGCAGTACCTGATCGCCGATGGATTCGATATCGGTACTGGTACCGACCCCTACAAAAATTTCGTTTATACGTCGTTTCAGGAACTGGCGACCAACGTCTCGCACCGCCGGACGGCTACGCTGGCCAAACAAGCCGGTTGCCCCCAGCTGTCGAAAATCTGTGGAGTGATCGCGTCCGATGAGATGCGGCACGCGAAGGCATACAAAGCGTTCGTCAGCAAAATCTTTGAAGTCGACCCATCGGAGATGATGCTGGCTTTCGAGGAAATGATGCGCAAGAAAATCGTGATGCCCGCCCACTTCCTGCGCGAAACGGGGGTGAAGCTGAGCCAGACATTCAGCCATTTTTCCGACGCGGCCCAGCGTATCGGCGTCTACACGACCAACGATTATATCGACATCGTGGATGCCCTGCTGGTCGACTGGCAAATCGACGCTATTACCGATCTGAACGATGCGGGTCAGCGGGCGCGTGACTACCTGATGGCGCTGCCTAACCGGCTGCGTCGGGTGGCGGAACGCACCAAGATTCCAACGCTGGAATACCCGTTCAGCTGGATTGCTGCCTAA